From a region of the Danio aesculapii chromosome 4, fDanAes4.1, whole genome shotgun sequence genome:
- the si:ch73-266f23.3 gene encoding gastrula zinc finger protein XlCGF8.2DB, which translates to MAFIKEESEDLKIEDTFTVKHEDPEQTELMGLKEETQEPNETEEKNQFEKRQGYMCRQCGKGFSYKQNLKVHLDVHSGKKPFRCGQCGKSFSQKQALEGHMRVHTRERPYSCTQCGKSFTHKHHLQHHIRIHTGERPYACTQCGKRFNQLQVLKNHLTIHTKAKPHACTQCEKSFSLKHRLEMHMRVHTREKTSTCPHCEKVFTRKSNLTLHMRVHTGEKPYSCSQCDINFSYKSTLDTHMNTHIKEKPFRCGQCGKSFMRKKSLIKHMMIH; encoded by the coding sequence AGCTCATGGGCCTGAAAGAAGAGACTCAAGAACCGAATGAAACGGAGGAGAAAAATCAGTTTGAGAAACGCCAAGGTTACATGTGTCGGCAGTGTGGAAAGGGTTTCAGTTACAAACAGAACCTTAAAGTCCACTTGGATGTTCACTCTGGAAAGAAGCCTTTCAGATGTGGTCAGTGTGGCAAGAGTTTCAGTCAAAAACAAGCTCTCGAAggtcacatgagagttcacaccaGGGAGAGGCCTTACTCCTGCAcgcagtgtggaaagagtttcactcACAAACACCACCTCCAACACCATAtcaggattcacactggagagaggccatACGCCTGCACACAGTGTGGAAAGAGATTCAACCAGTTACAAGTCCTTAAAAACCACCTTACAATTCACACTAAAGCCAAGCCTCATGCTTGCACTCAGTGTGAGAAGAGTTTCAGTTTAAAGCATAGACTCGAGAtgcacatgagagttcacactagagagaaaacaagcACTTGCCCTCATTGTGAAAAGGTTTTTACTCGAAAAAGCAATCTAACTTTGCACATGAgggttcacaccggagagaagccctACTCTTGCTCACAGTGCGATATTAACTTTTCATATAAAAGCACTTTAGATACTCATATGAACACTCACATCAAGGAGAAGCCGTTCAGGTGTGGTCAGTGCGGAAAGAGTTTCATGCGTAAGAAATCCCTCATTAAACATATGATGATTCACTGA